The Gammaproteobacteria bacterium genomic interval TTTTGTACGGTCGCCGGGCTGGCCCAGCTGCGGCTGGTGATGTCATAGCGCACGGCGTACAGCACCGGTGCGGTGGCGACGGTAGGGATGGCATTACAGTCGTCAACCAGATTCTGATTCCACACTGCCAGCGCATTGCCGCTGCCATCCAGGGCGAGGGTAGCGCCGCTGTCCAGCGGTTTGGCGACGTTTTCGTCCAGCTCATACTGGTCTGCCGTCAGTGGCGGCGTGAGTGAGTCATCTGCCAGATAAGTGGTGGTTTTGCGCCATTTGCCAGTTTGTAGTTGCGTTGCTGCTTCCCAGGTGTCGGTGGCGGCGTCGTAGCGGCGCACCCAGATGTTGGTGCGTTGGCACTGGAAATAGTGATCGTGGGCGCCGTGTTCGCTGTTGGCCAGAATCAGGGCGGGGTCCGTTTTTTGCGGGTCATGGGCGGCATTTTTGGCGGTGTCAGCCTGGATGTCGCCGCGTTCAAATTCCTGCCAAATGACGATGAGGTCGCCATTGCCGGCCTGGGCAACCTGAGGTTTGCTGACGCTATTTCCGCTGTAGACGTCCTGCACAGACCACACTCCGGCGTCTTCCTCGCTTGTGGAGCAGGCGCCCAGCAGCAGTGTCGAGGCGATCAGTGCGCAGACGGCGGAGCTTTTTAGCGGCAGAGTCATGTAATTCCCCGTTTTATGATTATTTTTCCCCTGGTGGGCAAACATATCAAATAGTGTCCTTGGCTGTCACCTGCCGTTCAGGGCTTGCAAATTCTGCCAGAGGCAGTAGATTGGTCGCTTTTTCGCGGTTGATGATCCGAACATGCAATTTGAATTAATGAAAACCCAGGGGCCGGTGCGTCGTGGTCGGTTGATTTTTGAGCGAGGCGTGGTGGAAACGCCTGCGTTTATGCCGGTAGGCACTTATGGCACGGTCAAGTCTACCACGCCGGATGAACTGCGCGAGCTGGGGGCGCAGATTATTCTGGGCAACACCTTTCACCTGTGGTTGCGCCCCGGCACGGATGTGATTGAGGCTCACGGTGATTTGCATGATTTTATGAATTGGTCAGGACCGATTCTGACCGATTCTGGCGGTTTTCAGGTGTTCAGTCTGGGCGAGCTGCGCAAAATCACCGAGCAGGGCGTGATGTTCCGCAATCCGGTCAATGGCGACAAAGTGTTCATGGGGCCGGAAGAATCCATGGCCGTGCAGCGCAAGCTGGGTTCGGACATCGTGATGATTTTTGACGAATGTACGCCGTATCCGGCGACGGAAGAGCAGGCGCAAAAATCCATGGAGCTGTCCTTGCGCTGGGCCAAGCGCAGCAAAGACGCGCATGGTGACAACCCCAATGCGCTGTTCGGCATTGTGCAGGGTGGCATGTATCCCCAATTGCGCGAAGTGTCGCTGAACGGTTTGCTGGAAATTGGTTTTGATGGCTATGCCATTGGCGGTCTGTCGGTGGGCGAAACCAAGGAAGAAATGAAGCATGTGCTTGATAACCTGACGCCGATCATGCCCAACGACAAGCCGCGCTATCTGATGGGGGTGGGCAAGCCTGAGGACATCGTCGAGTGTGTGCGTCGCGGCATTGATATGTTTGACTGCGTCATGCCCACACGTAATGCGCGCAATGGGCATTTGTTTGTCCATGCCGGCGTGATCCGCATTCGTAATTCGCAATATGAAAAAGACACCCGTCCACTGGACGAACAGTGTGGTTGTTACACCTGTCGAAATTACACGCGCTCCTACTTGCGCCATCTGGATAAAAACCAGGAATTGTTGGGAGCGCGGTTGAACACGATTCACAACCTTTACTACTATCAGGAACTGATGCGAAATATCCGCGCTGCCATAGAGACAGAGCGGTTTGATGAGTTTGTAAACGAATTTTATGCCATGCGTGGGCAAGCCGTGCCTGCTATGTCATAATGCCGGTCATTTTTAATCTGTGAGGGAGTAATAATAGTCATGAGTTTCTTTATCTCTGACGCGATGGCGGAAGGCGCTGCTGCAGCACCTTCGACGGGCGATGCACTGATGGGCATGTTGCCGCTGATTTTGATCTTTTTGGTGTTTTATTTCCTGTTGATTCGTCCACAGATAAAACGCGCCAAAGAGCACAAAAAACTGGTGGATTCAGTCGCTGTTGGTGACGAAGTTTTGACCAGTGGCGGTATCGTGGGCAAAGTGAAAGCGGTTGACGAAAATTTCGTCACCATCGAAATTGCCAACGAACTGGCGATCAAAGTACAGCGTCAATACATCAGCTCTCAGGTACCCAAGGGAACTTACCAGCCCTAAACGAATACGTAGGATGACTTCATGCTGAACAAGTATCCCCTGTGGAAATATTTGATCATTTTTGCCGCGC includes:
- the tgt gene encoding tRNA guanosine(34) transglycosylase Tgt; protein product: MQFELMKTQGPVRRGRLIFERGVVETPAFMPVGTYGTVKSTTPDELRELGAQIILGNTFHLWLRPGTDVIEAHGDLHDFMNWSGPILTDSGGFQVFSLGELRKITEQGVMFRNPVNGDKVFMGPEESMAVQRKLGSDIVMIFDECTPYPATEEQAQKSMELSLRWAKRSKDAHGDNPNALFGIVQGGMYPQLREVSLNGLLEIGFDGYAIGGLSVGETKEEMKHVLDNLTPIMPNDKPRYLMGVGKPEDIVECVRRGIDMFDCVMPTRNARNGHLFVHAGVIRIRNSQYEKDTRPLDEQCGCYTCRNYTRSYLRHLDKNQELLGARLNTIHNLYYYQELMRNIRAAIETERFDEFVNEFYAMRGQAVPAMS
- the yajC gene encoding preprotein translocase subunit YajC; translated protein: MSFFISDAMAEGAAAAPSTGDALMGMLPLILIFLVFYFLLIRPQIKRAKEHKKLVDSVAVGDEVLTSGGIVGKVKAVDENFVTIEIANELAIKVQRQYISSQVPKGTYQP